A single window of Pungitius pungitius chromosome 20, fPunPun2.1, whole genome shotgun sequence DNA harbors:
- the cpsf2 gene encoding cleavage and polyadenylation specificity factor subunit 2: MTSIIKLTAVSGVQEESALCYLLQVDEFRFLLDCGWDENFSMDIIDAMKRYVHQVDAVLLSHPDPIHLGALPYAVGKLGLNCTIYATIPVYKMGQMFMYDLYQSRKNSEDFTLFTLDDVDCAFDKIQQLKYSQIVNLKGKGHGLSITPLPAGHMIGGTIWKIVKDGEEEIVYAVDFNHKREIHLNGCTLESISRPSLLITDSFNATYVQPRRKQRDELLLTNVMETLRGDGNVLIAVDTAGRVLELAQLLDQIWRTKDAGLGAYPLALLNNVSYNVVEFSKSQVEWMSDKLMKCFEDKRNNPFQFRHLTLCHSLADLARVPSPKVVLCSQPDLESGFSRELFIQWCQDAKNSVILTYRTTPGTLARYLIDNPGEKMLDLEVRKKVKLEGRELEEYLEKDKVKKEAAKKLEQEKEVDVDSSDESDLDDDLDQPAVVKTKHHDLMMKSEGSRKGSFFKQAKKSYPMFPTHEERIKWDEYGEIIRLEDFLVPELQTTEEEKSKMESGMTNGDEPMDQDLSVVPTKCVSSVENLEIRARIMYIDYEGRSDGDSIKKIINQMKPRQLVIVRGPPEASLDLAESCKAFSKDIKVYTPKLQETIDATSETHIYQVRLKDSLVSSLQFCKAKDTELAWIDGVLDMRVVKVDTGVMLEEGVKEETEDGEVAMDVAPDLDIDHNPTAVAAQRAIKNLFGEDEKEVSEESDVIPTLEPLPAHEICGHQSVFINEPRLSDFKQVLLREGIQAEFVGGVLVCNNMVAVRRTEAGRIGLEGCLCDDYYKIRELLYQQYAVV; the protein is encoded by the exons ATGACTTCCATTATCAAACTGACAGCCGTATCAGGTGTTCAGGAGGAGTCGGCCCTCTGCTACTTGCTGCAGGTGGACGAATTCCGCTTCCTCCTGGATTGCGGCTGGGATGAAAACTTCTCCATGGACATTATCGATGCTATGAAACG ATATGTTCACCAGGTCGACGCTGTGCTCCTCTCCCACCCGGACCCCATACACCTGGGAGCCCTTCCATACGCTGTGGGAAAACTGGGTCTCAACTGCACTATCTATGCTACAATTCCTGTCTACAAGATGGGTCAGATGTTCATGTATGATCTATACCAG TCTCGAAAAAACAGTGAAGACTTCACACTGTTCACCCTCGACGATGTGGACTGTGCTTTTGATAAAATCCAGCAGCTGAAATACTCTCAGATTGTCAATCTGAAAG GGAAAGGGCATGGTCTTTCCATCACTCCACTTCCGGCCGGTCACATGATTGGGGGCACTATTTGGAAAATTGTGAAGGATGGCGAGGAGGAGATTGTTTATGCTGTTGACTTCAACCACAAGAGAGAAAT ACACCTCAACGGCTGCACGTTGGAGAGCATTAGTCGTCCGTCTTTACTCATCACAGACTCCTTCAATGCAACTTATGTACAGCCACGTCGCAAACAGAGGGATGAGCTGCTCCTCA CCAACGTAATGGAGACTCTTCGAGGTGACGGCAATGTCCTTATTGCCGTGGACACAGCCGGGCGTGTTTTGGAGCTGGCTCAGCTGTTAGATCAGATTTGGAGGACAAAAGACGCTGGGCTGGGAGCGTACCCGCTAGCGCTGCTGAACAATGTCAGCTACAATGTGGTGGAGTTCTCAAAGTCCCAG GTGGAGTGGATGAGTGACAAGCTCATGAAGTGCTTTGAAGACAAGAGAAACAACCCCTTCCAGTTTCGTCACTTGACCTTGTGCCACAGTCTGGCAGACCTGGCCAGGGTGCCCAGCCCCAAGGTGGTGCTTTGCAGCCAACCGGACCTCGAGTCTGGCTTTTCCAGAGAACTCTTCATCCAGTGGTGCCAAGACGCCAAAAACTCTGTCATACTGACCTACCGCACTACACCTGGAACGCTGGCCCGCTACCTCATAGACAATCCCGGGGAGAAGATGTTGGATCTGGAG GTGAGGAAGAAAGTGAAGCTCGAAGGCAGGGAGCTGGAAGAATACCTTGAAAAAGACAAAGTTAAGAAAGAAGCAGCTAAAAAACTGGAACAAGAAAAGGA GGTGGATGTTGACTCGAGTGACGAGAGCGATTTGGACGATGATCTTGATCAGCCTGCTGTGGTTAAAACGAAACACCACGACCTGATGATGAAGAGCGAGGGGAGCCGCAAAGGCAGCTTCTTCAAACAAGCCAAAAAGTCTTATCCAATGTTCCCGACACACGAGGAGCGAATCAAATGGGACGAGTACGGCGAAATAATCAG GCTAGAAGACTTTTTGGTTCCTGAACTGCaaaccacagaggaggagaaaagcaaAATGGAATCTGGGATGACCAACGGCGATGAGCCCATGGACCAGGATCTCTCTGTTGTTCCCACCAAATGCGTCTCCAGTGTAGAAAATCTTGAAATTAG AGCGAGGATAATGTACATAGACTACGAAGGTCGCTCTGATGGCGACTCCATCAAGAAGATTATCAATCAGATGAAGCCCAGGCAGCTGGTGATCGTTCGTGGGCCGCCGGAAGCCAGTCTCGACCTGGCCGAGTCCTGCAAGGCCTTCAGCAAGGACATCAAGGTCTACACACCCAAACTGCAGGAGACCATAGACGCCACCAGTGAAACGCACATCTACCAG GTGCGGTTGAAAGACTCCTTGGTGAGCTCCCTGCAGTTCTGCAAGGCCAAAGACACCGAGCTGGCCTGGATCGACGGCGTGCTGGACATGCGCGTGGTGAAGGTGGACACGGGCGTGATGCTGGAGGAGGGTGTgaaagaggagacggaggacggCGAGGTGGCCATGGATGTCGCCCCGGACCTCGACATCGACCACAACCCTACGGCGGTGGCCGCCCAGCGAGCCATTAAAAACCTGTTTGGGGAGGACGAGAAGGAGGTGTCGGAGGAGAGCGACGTCATTCCCACGCTGGAGCCACTGCCGGCACATgag ATATGTGGACATCAGTCGGTGTTCATCAACGAGCCTCGCCTATCCGACTTTAAGCAGGTCCTGCTGAGGGAGGGCATCCAGGCCGAGTTCGTGGGAGGAGTGCTGGTGTGCAACAACATGGTGGCCGTCCGCAGG
- the LOC119194782 gene encoding NADH dehydrogenase [ubiquinone] 1 beta subcomplex subunit 1-like: MVNFVSLAREHWVNILVPIGFVVGWYLDKQQDQKLTAFRNKSVLYGRELKPGEETTWK; this comes from the exons ATGGTCAACTTCGTATCACTTGCCCGTGAGCATTGGGTCAACATATTGGTGCCCATAGGCTTTGTGGTTGGATGGTACCTGGACAAACAACAGGACCAGAAGCTGACAGCTTTTAGGAACAAAAGTGTTTTGTATGGCAG GGAGCTGAAGCCTGGTGAGGAGACGACCTGGAAGTAG